The genomic DNA GCACAATACAATGAAATGCCTACTCGCAATTAAAGCGCTCTCCTCAAACAGTGCAATTCTACTTGTATTTACATTAGGCTACAGCCTATACCACGTAGTCAAAGCCTGTAACCAACAATTCCGTTAAGAAAATCCCTAATAAAAAGCAAAAAGTAAGAGAAGAATAAcacaattaaagagcagcagtaaataacaatagcggacctataaacagggggtaccggtacagcgtcaatgtgcaggggcaccggtgtcgaggtaatttaggtaatttgtacatgaaggtagagttattaaagtgactatgcatagataataacagagagtagcagcattgtagaagaggggaggggggggcaatgcaaatagtctgggtagccaattgattagctgttcaggagtcttatggcttgggggtagaagctgtttagaagcctcttggacttagacttggcactctggtaccgcttgccatgtggtagcagagagaacagtctatgactagggtggctggagactttgacaatttttagggccttcctctgacaccgcctggtataaatgcaagtaaaactaaatgcatgctcttcaatcgatcgctgcccacacctgcccgcccgtccagcatcactactctggacggttctgacttagaacatgtggacaactacaaatacctaggtgtctggttagaatgtaaactctccttccagactcacattaagcatctccaatccaaaattaaatctagaatcggcttcctatttcgcaacaaagcatccttcactcatgctgccaaacatacccccgtaaaactgactatcctatcgatcattgactttggcgatgtcattcacaaaatagcctccaacactactcagcaaattggatgtagtcgatcacagtgccatccgttttgtcaccaaagccccgtaTACTACCCACTTGAtcccgttgaaggagaggttgttgtccttacaccacatggtcaggtctctgacctcctccctataggcggtctcatcgttgtctgtgatcaggcctaccattgttgggTCATCAGCCAATGTAATGGTGGTGCTGGAGTAGTGCCTGGCAGTGCAGTcaagagtgaacagggagtacagaggctgagcacgcacccctgagaggcccccgtgttgaggatcagcgtggcggatgtgtttcTACCTAacattaccacctgggggcaacccatcaggaagtccaggatccagttgcagagggaggtgtttagtcccagggtccttagcttagtgatgagcttttagggcactatggtgttgaacgctgagttgtagtaAATTAATAgcactctcacataggtgttccttttgtccaggtgggaaagggcagtgtggagtgcaatagagattgcatcatctgtggatctgttggggcggtatgcaaattggagtgggtctagggtttctgggataatgttgttgatgtgagccatgaccagcatttcaaagcacttcatggctacagacgtgagtgctacgggtcagtagtcatttaggtaggttaccttagtgttcatgggcagagggactatggtggtctgcttggaacatgttgatattacagactcggacagggagagattgaaaatgttaggtgaagacacttgccagttggtcagcacatgctcgcagtacacatcctggtaatccgtaatCCGTccgccctgcggccttgtgaatgttgaactgttTAAATTGCCTTACATCGgatgcagagagcgtgatcacacagtcgtccagaacagttGATGCTCTCAAGCATGTTTcaatgttacttgcctcgaagcgagcatagaagtagtttagctcgtctggtaggctcatgtcactgggaagctatcggctgtgctttcctttgtagtctgtaatagtttgcaagccctgccacatctgacgagcatcaggtgtagtacgattcgatcttagtcatgtattgacgctttgcttgtttgatggttcgttggagggcatagcgggatttcgtATAAgcttcccgctccttgaaagcggcagcactaccctttagctcagtgcgaatgttgcctgtaatccatgacttctggttggggtatgtacatacagtcactgtggggacgacgttctcgatgcacttattgataaagccagtgactgatgtggtgtactcctcaatgccatcggaagaatcccggaacatattccagtctgagcCGATAAGGCGGCAGCCAACCCCTCCGGCTCCAACTTCCATAAAGAAGTCGTAAGCCTATTAGGCtatactgcaacaacaacaacaaaataatcaTGCCGAATGGCCGAATGGCAGAGCTATGATTCAGCTATGCTTCAGCACCACAAGTTGGTTCAACTTCTCTAACATCATTGCTCGATCATAGTGCTGTCCTTTCAGAACCACGAAGGGCGCTCCGATAGTTTAAAATAACACTCAAGATATGTTGCCTATGCCTAATAGTCCTACTCATCActtattattacaaataaaatattgTTACTTCTCACGATTGTGTTAGATCAAAGCTGAAGCAGTGTCTCGCAAGATCACATAACGATTATTTCATATTTAACATTACCGAATATAACAGCATAGTTactcaaaaaaacatttttagtgagattttatgatttttatttaactgggcaagtccattaagaacaaattcttatttacaattgacggactaccccggacgacgctgggccaattgtgcgcccaaTCACGGGCGGTTgtgcctggatttgaaccagggactgtagtgacttcAATTGCACTGAGATGCACTCAGGAGCCCTAATGGTTAGATGAAGCTGAATAGTCACATTTTCTCATGCGCCAAAACACAACAGAGGGCGCCACTAAGCAGGATATATGAtttgattgaaacaaaatacAAGAAAAGCTAATAGTTAACACCAACTGTGCTAATTTGCTCACAAAACAGTAATTCAAGAAGATCGAAATGCGTAGGCTATTCCCATTAAAATAATTGAGATCAATCAAATGATTGAAAGTGCATCTGCATGCCACTGGTAAAATTGAAAGAATTATCATTCACAATTGACAGCAATGGCCTATTTTGAAATTAACTTGGTGTTTGAGGGTATTCAaaattttaaaatgtttaaactgTGTGGGCATAGGCAGATGTTGCAATCGTATGCATATTCTATAACAGGGCTCCCCAATCTGTTCCTGGAGGGCTACCATCCTgcaggttttcattccaaccctaatctagttcacatgattctaataattagctggtttatAAAATgcatcaggttagttacaactggggatgGAGTAAAAACCTACTGgagggtagatctccaggaacagggttgaagagccCTGTTCTATAATGATAGGTTTACTCAATACATTACATCTGTCGGTACAAACTATTATGCACCGCCAATGTCAAGAGCTGTTGTAGTCTTCCGACCTGCACGGATGCATGTACATTTAAGTTTGAAAGTACATACCGGCCTTAACGGGAGTAAATGGAGATAGTAGCTAAGTGATACTCATTTGGTGAGTAAGGAAAGTATTTTGACTTCAACGCTTGCTTCCTGGGCGTAGACGAGACACGTCATATACTCATCGTCCGCATCGCACAGATACACCCCTCCTTAATAATGCAAGTTCACACTCGTTGCAAACTGGTGCTAGCTATCCATTTTAGAACACACAGATACAAAATCAGTGTTGGCTCACTTCATCTTATGTTAAGTTTACTACAACatgtatttacaaaataaacataAATGTATCGAGTTCAGTCCAATCTCATCGCAATTAGATAGCAAGCGCAGTGAACCTGTTTCATCGATTGCGCGATAAAGTAAACGTAGCCATAACATTGCAAGTATAATTCTTAACCCGTGTTATACATATTAGTAAGAGAGTTGTACTgcaggtatattatattattgCTGTCTTGGATGGAAACCAACTAACGTACTACGTTAGCCAAGAAGACCAGCAGGGCTGGAAGTAGGTTAGGCCTTCACATTGACAGCCTTTTTGTTGCTGTTGCCAAGTAATCTAGCTACTGAGTACTTACCGAAGGAATTTAGAAAATCTGCTATTTTCTTGATACTGCTCGTGATAACCTCAATGTATTCTCGATTTGCCCAGTCTTGGTGAATCTCCCTCTGCACAGGATCTTCTTGACCGGCCATTTTCTCTGTTTTGAGGAAGCTGTGTTAGCGCTAGCTACCAGCAGGGAGCGACAGTTGCCTGAAAAGTGAACTACTTCTTTGGTGGGATTTATCGACATCCAACTTTATGGTGCATTACCGCTGCCTACTGTATTGGAGGTTGGGCCAGAGACGGGGAGAAACTAAATCCTACCTGCCTGCCCCGTTTCTCTTAGAATATAACAAACTATTTGAGACTGTATCTAATGACGTTCAACTCAATATACCCTTTAAACGAATGTAATGTATCCCCTTCATATTAGATCTATGCATACTGCCCACACTATCAATACATGCTCCACTGTCTGTTTCCTGGCAATAATTACACTTTCCTATTGGATGCTTTCTTATCACATTTCAAGTATTATTTAACCGtttgtgtcccacccttaatcttgtaaaaaatagcctcctctcttctgtcccttcCTGCAATCTTTCCTGTCTTTCCCCAGTACTTGAAATAAATGCCTGCCCTTAGTATCTCTCTTCTGctgctcctgccatctctgcGCCATGACTGTCCATATCAGACTGTTTGCCTCTGCCTTGCTAATTGAagcaacaacatcaacatccCCACTACTAAGTGCTTGTTTAGCCAGTACATCAACTGCCTCattcccctccacccccacatGGGCTAGGACCCAAGTAAATCCTATCTGTATACCCATCTGTCTAATCCTGCCATGGGTTTGTAGTACATCATAAAgcaggggcctgttgcacaaaagtagaattaagacatccgggataaatgactcagctgagctcaatgaagccaaaacatgtgcgtccaggcttaattggttgcacaaagaccaagccaggatgagcagacacggattcattaagccaggtgaaaccaatcctggataggtgcgcgctcacggctcactcaaatagaccccgccacagatcacagattaactgatttaccatggcaactagagccgcgtacttttccccgtcggaagcacaaatcctcatggaggcatacgaggaggtaaaagatataattaagaagaaaggcaacaccgccacagtgataaagcaaagagaaaaagcgtggcaaagtattgcagaccgcctgaatgcgtaagtagtgcacaattacacactcaccgctccgctgaaacatcacaattacaattcaaatatttaattcacatctccaaaaatgcagttgtactgtaattatgaaacggttaattttttttattgaaatgcactgcagatatgggtgaaattgtgtaaagtaactccatcacactgtataaagctatgataaaatttttgatatttttactgaaaacaagacaaaaataccaagtaattttttgcagtgtgactccattaagtgtgtgtgtgtgtgtgtgtgtgtgtagattaaacatgaacgggccaaaacggacatggcagcaggtcaaaatcaaatacaagaacattctgcagaatggtatggtccctgactaatatttaacaaagcacaagcatatattgtacccagaaggtgcctgctcacacattgtctgtactgttttagcagtgaaaaagaatacccacagacaaggcacgggtggtgggtcaccaaaggctgaccttaccccagcagaggacatggccttggagctaaataaaggcaggcccgtcttagaggggatccctggggggaaagagacgagcataggttcctcccaagatgccacccgcttcattcaaggtatgtccttccatctctacatgggatacaaccacattcatattgaatcaatttggactgtctgactttggtttacctattgccttgcagtgtctggcagcactgtgttcctgttagagccaccagcacaagcaccagacgatgctgatccagtgagtactccatcaaaggcatactgtaggcctggcatgtcttgtctactagcttcaatatgaatccgattaaatgtgatagggtgaaggccccagtgcagcagcaacagcacatgatggagacgatgatgaggaggagaccatctctctggattccagaaggcatgaggtatcatgttaagactgtgaaagtactatttactctacaatggtgaggagtcctcatcaaaatcaaaaaatctaatttcttttacaggacccagatgctatacagtgggaaaaccagcctggcaacatagtgcgtattaataaaaggacaccacatcctgccaaattccagctgcgctaattgtattgtgttcacagagctcacaagctatcagaaagttgtatggcaaccacctccggtgccaaatagaactggcagacatagacattcagtacaagaagaaaaagatggaaaatcttgcactggagttcgaaataaaaaagaggacaattaggaaactggaccttgaaataaaaaaacttgagagggaggtgagatatgccttcaatgtacactgtatgctaactgtaacacaaatgtattaatcattatttttctttcctcccccagctccaagaagatgacacagctcaaaataaaaattaggtatattctcgtaaagtcaagtgagccatgacatatgagctcttattgtgagcacacaggacggtggcatctttctaaggttttttttattttcccagcaatcagtacaaccaagtcatcgttataaggcatcgccctcttttgcccaccccccccagcaccaggtgtggccactagcctatatgaaggcccaaaattgtgtgttcctttctgctctgacaatggcatgcccattcgtgcgagatgtggtggatgaagaagcacttgtgctgaggagagccttcaggtgagaaagggtcttcagggaccggttggacccactggccttccctgatgaccatctatatgaaagatacaggttttctgcagatggcatcaggtatctatgcagactactgggtcccaggattaagcaccgcactgcacggagccatgcactgagtgtggagcaaatggtttgtgtggccttgcgcttttttgctagtggagccttcctgtactcagtgggggatgcagaacagctgaacaaggccacaatttgccgcacaataaggagtgtgtgtctggctatcaaagcattagcagatgtcttcatctccttccctggccacagaagactctgtgacatcaaagaggagttctataggattgcaggtaagaggatctacaaattacaggacaactgttaacacatagtaggatactcattactttgtgtgacaggtttccccaatgtcattggtgcagtggactgcacacacataaggataaaagccccctcaggtgcccatgaggccgattttgtgaataggaaatcctttcacagcattaatgttcaggtgaacataactttttgatattgtccattgacgaacactctgcattgccagtgatgtgcattgattggtgtaatattcctcatcttatgatttcagatggtctgcaatgctgactgtgtgatcagcaatgttgtggcaaaatggcctggctcagtccatgactccagaatctttcgggcctctgaaatctatcagtgcctatcacaaggtaagccacacaacccctatttataaccatcatggctgtgtcaagaatatcactgtttatgaggtagtaatgatgagattttgtgttgacaggtgaattatctggtgtgttgctgggagacagggggtatggctgccagccttttctcctgacacctttcacagacccccaggaagcacagcaggcctacaaccatgcccatgccaggaccagggccagagttgaaatgacctttggcctcctgaaggcacgctttcactgccttcacaaattaagggtcagccctgttagggcatgtgatattactgtggcttgtgctgtccttcacaatgtggcctgcctgaggaaggagagggcccccagagtgccaccagccatggactgggacaatccggcaatcttccctgatgacgacagtggtcggctgctgagggaccaatatgtgttgaattattttagttagtatgtgtgctttcaattttggttaaatatgtcctgcggtggcagaggaatttgggtttttttgggttcgttttttgacgaatttggcctcttatgatgtttgtgcggtatactgtgtgtaatacaaggctgcagggaggctactgcatccattcatttgtctgttcagttgatgtgtatggatttgtcctgcatttattttagtgtgcagacatgcagggtgtgttatacacattcaaaggtctgtatatgtatcattttgtataatatgcttagattctgtgctttccatcttgtagagtcactgtgacttcagttttgaaaggagctgatggtttacctgctttgttttgtccttattcaataaaggaacataatgttacacattgtgtttttatattcatatggaatgtgtatttgtttatatgacagagtactagggccacactgaagaaaaaggataaagtcataaatttatgaggctggttctttctgcagaaaagctacatattgtttttacagttttgatacttatgacaatgtgatacttaatattctggcacatcagcatgtctttgtttatgaaaccatactgaagtacaatttcacgaaatgccccacatctgtcattttaacaactgtcctcctttaaaacaactggttacaatattatgacttgtgtttttttcccctctgtggccctaatattctagcattttatatatagccttatagtctatgggaaactgtaaattatctaatgattttttatccaaaatcattgaaattaatgatcacaaacgtttaaataacagtgggtctagttatatgtgataacaatgtatagtgagcagtgaaataactattggtttccatttgtggtgactgctgactgacattagggatgagattaaatagatcctggaatttagcctggtctggagcaggctagctccacagaataaatctccatggtaatttataccataacatatcctcctgccccctatccatctttagtgcaaccggattacggatcaattgagccaggatcaccaagatatcctggcttaatcccttatcctagttttgtgcaacaggccccaggTCTTGTCTGCTATTTGAGCTAAAGGACTACGGAATCATCAACAATGCACATGAATCAGAGCAAATAACTACTCTGTCTGGCTTGACTTCCTCCACCCACTGCAAGGCCAATAGTATGGCCATCAGCTCTGCCATATATATAGACAGATGATCTGTAATACGTTTCCTGACTGCCATCCCACAATCCTGCATTACAAATGTTGATCCAGTATGTCCTGTTCTTGGATCTTCTGAAACATCTTTGTAAATGGCCACAAAATCCTGATACAGTATCCAGGCGTCTATTAAACAAATCAGATGGATCAACTCCCTCCCTATCTTTCCCGTAATCTCTCCAACACTTCTAGCTCAAATACTGGAGGCGGGAGTAGCCATGGTGGGTTTACAGGAATAGCTACAGGAATAGCTACTAAACTCCCTTCCATACAGTCCCATCTCCTTCGCCTGGATATTACACACCCTCCCTAAGCTTGTGTTCTGTCCTCGCTCATGTTCCCAGCATGCCTGTAAAATCCCTTTCACATGATGAGACACCCCATGtcttgggctcctgagtggcgcagcggtctagggcactgcatctcagtgcaagaggtgtcattacagtccctggtttgaatccaggctgtatcacaacttcccgtgattgggagtcccatcgggataattggcccagcgtcgtctggggtaggctgtcattgtaaataagaatttgttcttaactgacttgcctagttaaacgaTTCATTGGTAACTGCTGTCTCCTAATCTGCAGTGGCATATCCCTAATTTCCACCTGTAGTGCAGACACTGGGGACGTCCGAAACACCGCACTACATATTCTGAGTCCTTGCCCCTGTATGACACCTAACCTTTCCAATGAGGTCCGGGCTGCCGAACCATACTCTATACTGCCATAGTCTATTACAGATTGGATGAATACAAAATACATGGTCCTCAATAAGGAACACCCATCAGACAGTGCATCACATTTAGCACCTTCTTACACTTTCACACCACTATGTGTGTTCTGCCCAGGTCAGCCTAGTGTCAAAGTACACCCGAAGGAACTTGAAGGCCCCCAACCTCTCCAAGTTTCTCCCATATAACCTCAAGCATACCTTGAGGTATTCTTCCTCCTGGTAAAGAACACTGAGTTTTCGCTACAGAGAACCTGAATCCCCACATTAATGCCAACTGCTCTACCTCATCAATTGCTTCCTGACTATATATGGCACATTTCTTCCCCTCTTTCATAAGGCCCCATCTTCTGAAAATAACAACCTCCTAACATCCGGCCGTACCTGACAGTAAACATCATTGATCGTGATTGAGAACAACAAAGGACTAGTATCGCCACATCAGAGTGGATTCAGAACTTATCAGGACTTATTCAGGACTTATCCACCAGCCTGATAGAGACTTCTCCAATCTCACCTGGACAGACCTTCCAAACAGGAAATCCTTAATCCAGTTGTACGTTCTTCCTGCTACTGCCATAATATCAAGCTTGAATAACAACCCCTCCTTCCACATCTCCACATAAAAAAAGACAGCTACAACAGTCTCCTTGTTCACTGAGCCTTCCTGACCTCTGCTTATAATAAGAGCACTGAGTCCATtgttcccctccccttcctgaaTCCACTCTGATGTGGCGATACTAGTCCCCACCTCTCCGGGAAGTAAGTTAGCCTTTCTGTAATCATACTTTCCATAACCTTACATCCATGTAAGGTTAAAGCTATTGGCAGATAGCTTGTTTGTCTCATTGGGTCCTTCCTGGCTTCCGGATTGGTACCACTACTGCCTCTTTCCAGCTGCCTGGTAGTTTCCCCTTCTCCCACACTCTGTTGTACAATACCTTATCCTGTGCCTCATCACTAAGATGGGCCAACATATCATAGCACACCTCATCTTTCCCAAGCGAAGTTAACCCAGCCTTACCTATTGCCCTTTTCATCTCTGCCTTGGTAAATGGAACATTCAACGCATAATTTAAAtgaaattgtattagtcacatgcgccgaatacaatacagaccttacagtgaaatgctaacttacgagcccctaaccaacagtgcagtttcaaaaaaatatggaaaagtaATTCCAGTGCAGCagcaaaaaataacaatatatacaaggggggggggggggggtacagagtcaatgtgcggggtcaaCGGCCAGTTGAGGTAGATTGTATATGTTGGTAGCATCAtcaaagtgaccatgcatagatgacaacagagagtggcagtggtgagATGAGGGGGGacgatgcaaatagtctgggtatccatttgactagatgtttaggactcttatggcttgggggtagaagctgtttag from Oncorhynchus clarkii lewisi isolate Uvic-CL-2024 chromosome 7, UVic_Ocla_1.0, whole genome shotgun sequence includes the following:
- the LOC139414355 gene encoding probable protein BRICK1 — protein: MAGQEDPVQREIHQDWANREYIEVITSSIKKIADFLNSFDMSCRSRLATLNEKLTALERRIEYIEARVTKGETLT